In a single window of the Pseudoxanthomonas sp. F37 genome:
- a CDS encoding XdhC family protein, which translates to MTTSNQAWPSWPVYGLVDDIVPIMLRCAADQEPFALATVVKVVGSSPRRMGSEMLITARGEVYGYVSGGCIEAAVAEEARQCLNDRLPRMLVYGEGSPHIDIQLTCGGRIEVFVRCVEAGSQWLSCLAAARAGRYALEVSTNLRTGEMVVVGEDWPASIGYRCRYTPPTRLVLIGGDPVTLATAMLASHMGMEVVLWRHHGPAELPHQVSVSTYLAGSLYEGLGSLKIDEFTAVYCLTHDLHLDVLALEQALPSSAFCVGVLGSRSKREARAQALQAHGVSRLSLSRLRSPAGIAIEAKTPHEIALSILAEVVSLSRSEAHGLFDQETSEPMRLAV; encoded by the coding sequence ATGACAACGTCCAATCAGGCATGGCCGTCGTGGCCTGTCTATGGCTTGGTCGATGACATCGTGCCCATCATGCTGCGCTGCGCCGCAGACCAGGAGCCCTTTGCCCTGGCCACTGTCGTAAAGGTAGTGGGTTCTTCGCCACGGCGGATGGGTTCCGAGATGCTGATCACCGCGCGAGGCGAAGTCTACGGTTACGTCTCGGGGGGCTGCATCGAAGCGGCGGTGGCCGAAGAAGCAAGACAGTGCTTGAACGATCGCTTACCCCGGATGCTGGTGTATGGGGAGGGAAGTCCGCATATCGACATCCAGCTCACATGCGGTGGGAGGATCGAGGTATTTGTCAGGTGCGTCGAAGCAGGAAGTCAGTGGCTTTCATGCCTTGCCGCCGCCAGGGCCGGGCGCTACGCCTTAGAGGTCAGTACCAATCTTCGTACCGGTGAGATGGTCGTGGTAGGCGAAGACTGGCCGGCCAGCATCGGCTACCGGTGTCGATACACACCGCCTACTAGGCTCGTCCTCATAGGCGGTGATCCGGTCACGCTGGCCACCGCCATGCTAGCCAGTCACATGGGGATGGAGGTCGTGCTGTGGCGACATCATGGGCCTGCGGAGCTGCCCCACCAGGTAAGCGTGTCGACCTATCTCGCCGGCTCCCTGTATGAAGGCCTGGGCTCGCTCAAGATCGATGAGTTCACCGCGGTCTACTGCCTTACACACGACCTGCATCTGGACGTGCTGGCGCTTGAGCAGGCCTTGCCAAGCTCCGCCTTCTGTGTTGGCGTACTAGGTAGTCGCAGTAAACGTGAGGCGCGCGCTCAGGCGCTACAGGCCCATGGCGTCAGTCGCCTATCGCTCTCTCGTCTGCGATCACCGGCGGGAATTGCAATTGAGGCCAAGACGCCACATGAGATCGCACTCTCAATCTTGGCAGAAGTGGTCTCCCTATCTCGATCAGAAGCTCACGGCTTGTTCGACCAGGAAACATCCGAGCCCATGCGCCTTGCCGTTTGA
- a CDS encoding alpha/beta hydrolase: MAEDSSAFYAAALGHSPIRRLSVWNLLGGREMGRRAGVYLLEDYDPNKRTLVMVHGLGSSPVTWARLSNAIWADSELRANYQIWQVVYETNEPILVGRHRVERYLDKAWETLDPQGIAPARRNIVLLGHSMGGAISRLLMVQSHDKVWKAAFNAPVSALSGNTEDIRALEGMFRLAPYPGVKRGIFLASPHQGSPTAGSFIGRVADRLIGRRSPELAALRRVAIKNEGAVPAALKHHFLEGNINSITTLRSDQPVMAAARELQVSDCTPFHTIAGHKAGSSPPGDGVVPLESAILPGAASNLVIESSHNVHEQDAAIAEVIRILHLEIEENDDLGAAKS; this comes from the coding sequence TTGGCTGAAGACAGCTCTGCGTTCTATGCAGCGGCTCTCGGCCATTCCCCAATTCGTCGGCTGTCAGTCTGGAATCTGCTCGGTGGCCGAGAAATGGGCCGTCGCGCAGGGGTATACCTGCTTGAAGACTACGACCCCAACAAGCGCACCTTGGTGATGGTCCATGGCCTCGGGAGCAGTCCAGTCACCTGGGCACGCTTGTCAAACGCGATCTGGGCGGACTCGGAGCTACGCGCCAACTATCAGATCTGGCAGGTGGTCTACGAGACGAATGAGCCGATTCTTGTAGGGCGACATAGGGTAGAGCGCTATCTGGACAAAGCATGGGAAACGCTCGATCCGCAAGGAATCGCGCCTGCAAGGAGAAATATCGTCCTGCTGGGGCACAGCATGGGCGGGGCAATCTCTCGACTACTCATGGTCCAATCGCACGATAAGGTTTGGAAGGCAGCCTTCAACGCGCCCGTTTCGGCATTGTCGGGTAATACTGAAGACATTCGCGCGCTCGAGGGAATGTTTCGTCTGGCACCGTATCCGGGCGTCAAGCGCGGAATATTCTTGGCATCACCTCACCAAGGAAGCCCTACCGCAGGGTCGTTCATAGGACGTGTAGCCGATCGCCTGATAGGGCGACGAAGCCCGGAGCTAGCTGCGCTGCGGCGGGTAGCGATCAAGAATGAAGGTGCCGTTCCTGCAGCTCTGAAACACCACTTCCTCGAAGGAAACATCAACAGCATCACCACGCTCCGAAGCGATCAGCCAGTCATGGCCGCTGCCCGCGAACTGCAGGTTTCCGACTGCACACCGTTTCACACGATCGCAGGACACAAGGCTGGCAGTTCCCCTCCTGGCGACGGCGTGGTACCCCTAGAAAGCGCGATTCTGCCCGGCGCGGCATCCAACCTTGTTATCGAGTCCTCCCACAATGTGCACGAGCAAGATGCCGCAATAGCTGAAGTCATCAGAATCCTCCATCTCGAGATAGAAGAGAACGATGATCTCGGGGCCGCGAAATCTTGA
- a CDS encoding AraC family transcriptional regulator encodes MSQHVLAATFAGTGVAHACIDGKRTTAPAQKGGITLAPLGHDGDWTITQPILVSNVYLSNEHLMDCAEQIVEGKSFELLDRVHTTDHHLFAILAMISNEVEKPTNHSSLFMDRLTDLLCFQLIRNHSTLGDVIRGPQRGLAAWQVRKVTAYMRANISADLTLKEIADTVGLSRYHFCTAFRVATGSSPHEHLVRMRMQVAAELLANSKDSIANIGAAVGYRTPSAFSSVFSRVIGVTPSTFRRKL; translated from the coding sequence ATGAGCCAACATGTCTTGGCGGCCACGTTCGCCGGCACAGGTGTCGCGCACGCGTGCATTGATGGCAAGCGCACCACAGCCCCAGCCCAGAAGGGCGGAATCACGCTCGCACCCTTGGGGCACGACGGCGACTGGACCATAACGCAGCCAATCCTTGTCTCCAATGTCTACCTGAGCAATGAGCATCTTATGGACTGTGCGGAGCAGATTGTCGAGGGCAAGTCATTTGAGCTGCTGGATCGTGTTCATACCACCGACCACCATCTGTTTGCCATCTTGGCAATGATAAGCAACGAGGTTGAAAAGCCCACTAATCACTCCTCGTTGTTCATGGATAGGCTCACCGATCTGCTTTGCTTTCAGCTTATTCGTAACCACTCCACACTTGGCGACGTGATCCGGGGCCCCCAGCGAGGACTGGCAGCGTGGCAGGTCAGGAAGGTGACCGCGTACATGCGGGCCAATATATCGGCCGACCTAACACTTAAGGAAATCGCGGATACTGTCGGGCTGAGCAGGTATCATTTCTGTACGGCATTTCGTGTTGCGACTGGCAGCAGCCCTCACGAGCACCTGGTGCGCATGAGAATGCAGGTTGCCGCAGAGCTTCTCGCAAACTCGAAGGATTCGATCGCGAATATTGGTGCGGCCGTGGGCTACAGAACTCCCTCCGCGTTCTCTTCTGTTTTCTCGCGCGTAATCGGCGTCACGCCAAGCACGTTCCGGCGGAAGTTATGA
- a CDS encoding heavy metal translocating P-type ATPase, with amino-acid sequence MPHDTHRFGIAGMTCASCVGRVERSLRAVTGVQNASVNLATEVAEVAAPAGTLPTLIAAVRQAGYEVPSQERDLIIEGMTCASCVARVERALRAVPGVIDVAVNLATERARVRSTLPLDVAALVAAVSAAGYRATEPPAAEGGTHASTGRPGVGGDTLKLLMAAALSLPLVVPMLGWVAGQHWMLPGWLQFVLATPVQFWIGARFYRAGWHALRAGTGNMDLLVALGTSAGYGLSVYHLLNGADHHGQAALYFETSAVIITLILLGKWLEARAKRQTTQAIRALQALRPATARVHKDGQEREVPIHEVAVSDIVSVRPGERIAMDGVIVEGRTHVDESLITGESMPVARGEGDRVTGGAINGEGRILVRTLAIGAETALSRIIRLVEDAQAKKAPIQRTVDRVSAIFVPVVIALALLTLLGWGIGTGDWNQAILSAVAVLVIACPCALGLATPTAIMAGTGVAARAGILVKDAEALEVARTVQVIAFDKTGTLTQGRPVLAEEIATRGHAHDLLPLTAALQQGSEHPLAKAVLSAVGQRVIPLARDVQAVPGRGMTGTVEGRALLLGSTRMMLEHGVALTALQSRAELLSQTGHTVSWLAERGGDQPQLLGILAFQDPPRPGAASAVEHLHALGLRTVMISGDNPGAAASVAKAIGIQEVRANVLPEQKAALVAELAQTAPVAMVGDGVNDAPALAAATLGVAMGTGTDVAMHAAGITPSSAHRQFRIMPIM; translated from the coding sequence ATGCCTCATGACACCCATCGCTTCGGCATTGCTGGCATGACCTGCGCCTCGTGCGTTGGTAGGGTCGAGCGCAGCCTGCGAGCCGTTACGGGGGTGCAGAATGCTTCGGTCAATCTGGCTACTGAAGTTGCCGAGGTCGCCGCACCCGCGGGGACGCTGCCCACCTTGATCGCGGCGGTGAGGCAGGCCGGCTATGAGGTCCCCAGCCAGGAACGGGATTTGATCATCGAAGGAATGACCTGCGCCTCGTGTGTAGCCCGCGTGGAGCGTGCGCTGCGCGCCGTGCCTGGGGTGATCGATGTGGCGGTCAACCTGGCCACCGAGCGCGCACGTGTTCGCTCCACGCTCCCGCTCGATGTCGCGGCGCTGGTTGCTGCAGTCAGCGCCGCAGGTTATCGCGCGACCGAGCCGCCGGCCGCTGAAGGCGGTACCCACGCATCTACGGGCCGTCCAGGAGTCGGTGGTGACACCCTCAAACTGCTGATGGCGGCCGCGCTTTCTCTACCGCTGGTTGTGCCTATGTTGGGATGGGTCGCAGGCCAGCACTGGATGTTGCCCGGTTGGCTGCAGTTCGTGCTCGCCACGCCCGTACAGTTCTGGATCGGCGCGCGGTTCTACCGTGCCGGATGGCATGCCTTGCGCGCCGGCACCGGCAACATGGACCTGCTGGTGGCCTTGGGAACGAGCGCAGGTTACGGACTGAGTGTCTACCACTTGCTCAACGGCGCCGATCATCACGGACAAGCCGCACTGTACTTCGAGACCTCGGCCGTCATCATCACCCTGATCCTGCTTGGCAAATGGCTTGAGGCTCGCGCCAAGCGGCAGACCACGCAGGCGATTCGTGCCTTGCAGGCGCTGCGACCGGCCACCGCTCGTGTGCATAAGGACGGACAAGAGCGCGAAGTCCCCATTCACGAAGTTGCCGTCTCGGACATTGTCAGTGTGCGGCCGGGCGAGCGCATCGCCATGGACGGCGTGATCGTGGAGGGGCGGACACACGTGGATGAGTCCCTCATCACAGGCGAATCCATGCCGGTCGCACGCGGGGAAGGCGATCGCGTTACTGGCGGAGCCATCAACGGTGAAGGCCGCATCCTGGTACGCACGCTGGCAATCGGCGCCGAGACCGCGTTGTCCCGGATCATTCGTCTAGTAGAGGATGCGCAGGCCAAGAAGGCGCCCATCCAGCGGACGGTGGATCGGGTAAGCGCCATCTTCGTGCCGGTGGTGATCGCGCTGGCCTTGCTCACGCTGCTGGGGTGGGGTATCGGCACTGGCGACTGGAACCAAGCGATTCTGAGCGCGGTGGCCGTACTGGTCATTGCGTGCCCCTGTGCACTGGGCTTGGCAACACCGACGGCCATCATGGCCGGCACCGGGGTGGCCGCTCGGGCTGGCATTCTGGTCAAGGATGCCGAAGCATTGGAAGTGGCCCGCACCGTGCAGGTAATCGCGTTCGACAAGACCGGCACCCTGACGCAGGGACGCCCGGTGCTGGCTGAAGAAATCGCCACGCGCGGGCACGCCCACGACCTGTTGCCGCTTACCGCGGCCTTGCAGCAAGGCAGTGAACACCCCTTGGCCAAGGCGGTACTGAGCGCGGTGGGCCAGCGCGTGATTCCGCTCGCCCGCGACGTACAGGCGGTCCCCGGTCGTGGAATGACGGGCACGGTGGAGGGTAGAGCCCTGTTGTTGGGCAGCACACGGATGATGCTGGAGCACGGCGTTGCGCTGACTGCCCTGCAGAGCCGGGCCGAACTGCTCAGCCAGACCGGACATACTGTGTCCTGGCTGGCTGAGCGGGGAGGCGATCAACCACAGCTGCTTGGCATTCTGGCCTTCCAGGACCCGCCACGTCCGGGGGCGGCCTCGGCGGTTGAGCACCTGCACGCGCTCGGTCTGCGCACGGTCATGATCTCCGGAGACAACCCGGGCGCGGCGGCCTCTGTGGCCAAGGCGATCGGTATCCAGGAGGTGCGCGCTAACGTGCTGCCCGAGCAGAAAGCTGCCCTGGTGGCCGAACTGGCCCAGACTGCGCCGGTGGCCATGGTCGGCGATGGCGTCAACGATGCGCCTGCGCTGGCGGCCGCCACTCTCGGCGTCGCCATGGGTACGGGAACGGATGTGGCCATGCATGCGGCCGGGATTACCCCAAGCTCAGCCCATAGACAATTTCGCATAATGCCTATTATGTAA
- a CDS encoding cation transporter: MNLVVEGMTCGHCVQTVTRAIQALDPDAQVQVDLGSGVVSIEGALAVEQAVEAIQGQGYVVAAVLPQASDAPPTPAASCCGGCHR, encoded by the coding sequence ATGAATCTCGTTGTGGAAGGCATGACCTGTGGGCACTGTGTTCAGACGGTCACCCGTGCCATCCAGGCGCTTGACCCCGATGCGCAGGTGCAGGTCGATCTGGGCAGCGGTGTGGTCAGTATCGAGGGCGCCCTTGCCGTGGAGCAGGCCGTGGAGGCCATCCAAGGGCAAGGGTATGTGGTCGCCGCGGTGCTCCCCCAAGCGAGCGATGCCCCGCCCACTCCTGCCGCATCCTGTTGCGGTGGCTGCCACCGCTGA
- a CDS encoding TolC family protein, translating into MLRAKRRMVCGVVLALAMSGQVVAASPPAPISYAQAQQRAVAIAPTLIARQSQIDAGTEEAERAGALPDPRLLVGLANWPVSGPDAFSLRADEMTTQQIGLMQEFPARAKRRAEQALAQATLAQAKSLSRAEQQMVAQAAAQAWIELWSSQQAVAALQALREPAHVAERTARARLAGGTAGASDVLAAQAALLQLDNRLEQARAEQAAAQAGLARWLGLSPELVLASDAVPDFSTLPLSPEQLLSQLDQHAPLLGWEARQAVAQAKVDAAVADTRPDWSVELTYGRRERAPDGMRRSDMLMVEVGVGLPLFQKNRQARGIAARRAELEAVAAERDEARRVQAEAVQRALALWRGLTGQLERQRTQSLPLARDRAHTALAAYGAGAELQPWLEARRDEIELQLENARLMGEQGRAWAALAYLLPHEENTP; encoded by the coding sequence ATGCTGCGCGCAAAGCGCAGGATGGTGTGCGGGGTCGTGCTTGCCTTGGCAATGAGTGGTCAAGTGGTAGCGGCGAGCCCGCCAGCGCCGATCAGCTATGCCCAAGCGCAGCAGCGGGCAGTGGCGATCGCCCCCACGCTGATCGCGCGTCAATCGCAGATTGACGCAGGCACCGAAGAGGCCGAACGTGCCGGCGCGCTGCCCGACCCGCGTCTGCTCGTGGGGCTGGCGAACTGGCCCGTCAGCGGACCCGATGCCTTCAGCCTGCGGGCTGATGAGATGACCACCCAGCAGATCGGGTTGATGCAGGAGTTTCCCGCACGTGCGAAACGTCGTGCCGAGCAGGCGCTGGCGCAGGCAACGCTGGCGCAGGCGAAGTCACTGTCGCGGGCGGAGCAACAGATGGTGGCCCAAGCTGCTGCGCAGGCCTGGATCGAGCTGTGGAGTTCGCAGCAAGCCGTAGCCGCCTTGCAAGCGCTGCGCGAGCCTGCCCACGTGGCCGAGCGCACCGCGCGTGCGCGGTTGGCTGGAGGTACGGCCGGCGCCAGTGATGTGCTTGCCGCCCAAGCCGCCTTGCTCCAGCTGGACAATCGGCTGGAGCAAGCCCGGGCCGAGCAGGCCGCAGCCCAGGCCGGACTCGCCAGGTGGCTGGGACTGTCACCCGAACTCGTCCTGGCCAGCGATGCGGTGCCGGATTTCTCCACCTTGCCGCTCAGCCCGGAGCAGTTGCTGTCCCAGCTGGACCAACACGCGCCATTGCTGGGTTGGGAGGCACGCCAAGCGGTGGCGCAAGCTAAGGTGGATGCGGCCGTGGCCGATACGCGCCCGGATTGGAGCGTGGAACTGACCTACGGTCGGCGCGAGCGCGCGCCCGATGGCATGCGGCGCAGCGACATGCTCATGGTCGAGGTAGGCGTGGGGCTGCCGCTGTTTCAGAAGAACCGCCAGGCCCGCGGCATCGCGGCGCGACGGGCCGAGCTGGAGGCCGTGGCCGCCGAGCGCGACGAGGCCCGACGTGTGCAGGCCGAGGCGGTGCAGCGCGCCTTGGCGCTATGGCGTGGCCTGACCGGACAGCTGGAGCGTCAGCGCACCCAGAGCCTGCCTTTGGCGCGTGATCGCGCGCATACGGCCCTGGCGGCCTACGGCGCAGGTGCCGAGTTGCAGCCGTGGCTGGAAGCTCGTCGCGATGAGATCGAGCTGCAATTGGAGAACGCCCGCCTGATGGGCGAACAGGGCCGTGCCTGGGCGGCACTGGCCTATCTGCTGCCCCATGAGGAGAACACGCCATGA
- a CDS encoding efflux RND transporter periplasmic adaptor subunit gives MKPIKTRLMRAAMALGLLAVGFVGGYVWLGRTSDTAEVTPGNGAQAARKVLYWYDPMAPEQRFDKPGKSPFMDMELIPKYADEAMAGASQIDPRLQQNVGIRTEEVTVQTLGATVRVPGTLTWDLTRETVVSARMEGLVTRVQIKAPFSEVRRGQALATVQAPAWNAAIAEARALGQAQSAAARELQGAAHRRLQSLGVPAGASATGGVVLGAAQGGVVTEILAREGLTVMPGTPLFKINGLDTIWLEASVPQAALGTLQPGTPVQATVSAWPAERFTGHIQALLPQVDMTSRTQRARIVLRNEKRKLVPGMFAEVLVQADNEQALPLIPTEALIATGRDSRVIVQDSDGSFRPVQVKIGRSVQGRTQVIAGLSGGERVVVSGQFLLDSEASLSGALERLGTAQPETPVSTSGPHERHDAVHDVPAGTSSTPTLPTPTQGSHVVPATKSPRCPVQYWYDPMVPDKHFDKPGKSPFMDMQLVPQFGPDAASDCQASEVMPHAMEGTP, from the coding sequence ATGAAGCCCATCAAGACGCGTCTAATGCGGGCCGCCATGGCCCTGGGTCTTTTAGCGGTTGGCTTTGTGGGCGGTTACGTTTGGCTCGGGCGGACTTCAGACACCGCCGAGGTCACCCCCGGCAACGGCGCGCAGGCCGCTCGCAAGGTTCTGTACTGGTATGACCCCATGGCGCCGGAGCAGCGCTTCGACAAGCCAGGCAAATCTCCGTTCATGGATATGGAACTGATCCCCAAGTACGCCGACGAGGCCATGGCAGGTGCGAGTCAGATCGACCCACGCCTGCAACAGAACGTTGGCATCCGTACTGAAGAAGTCACCGTCCAAACGCTGGGTGCCACGGTGCGCGTGCCCGGCACGCTGACGTGGGACCTGACCCGGGAAACGGTGGTCAGTGCCCGCATGGAAGGTCTGGTGACCCGGGTTCAGATCAAGGCGCCGTTCAGCGAGGTTCGTCGTGGCCAGGCCCTGGCCACCGTGCAGGCCCCGGCATGGAACGCGGCCATCGCCGAGGCACGTGCGCTCGGTCAGGCCCAGTCAGCGGCTGCGCGTGAGCTGCAGGGCGCCGCACACCGACGATTGCAGTCGCTGGGCGTTCCTGCAGGTGCCTCGGCCACAGGCGGTGTGGTGCTCGGCGCCGCGCAAGGCGGTGTGGTGACGGAAATTCTGGCGCGTGAAGGACTGACGGTGATGCCGGGCACGCCGCTGTTCAAGATCAATGGACTGGACACAATCTGGCTGGAGGCCTCGGTACCGCAGGCGGCCTTGGGCACCTTGCAGCCAGGAACGCCGGTGCAGGCGACGGTTAGTGCGTGGCCGGCTGAGCGCTTTACCGGACACATCCAAGCCTTGCTTCCGCAGGTCGACATGACCAGTCGGACGCAGCGCGCCCGCATCGTATTGCGCAATGAGAAACGCAAACTGGTGCCGGGCATGTTTGCCGAGGTGCTGGTACAGGCCGACAACGAGCAGGCTTTGCCGCTCATTCCCACCGAGGCGCTGATCGCCACCGGACGCGACAGCCGGGTCATCGTGCAGGATTCGGACGGCAGCTTCCGCCCGGTGCAGGTGAAGATCGGACGCAGCGTGCAAGGCCGCACGCAGGTGATTGCTGGCTTGAGCGGCGGTGAGCGTGTGGTGGTTTCTGGTCAGTTCTTGCTGGACTCCGAAGCCAGCCTCTCCGGCGCATTGGAGCGACTGGGTACCGCGCAACCCGAAACACCTGTCAGCACATCGGGCCCGCACGAGCGGCATGACGCCGTCCACGATGTGCCCGCTGGCACTTCGTCCACGCCCACACTGCCAACGCCAACGCAGGGATCGCATGTGGTGCCTGCTACCAAGTCACCGCGCTGCCCGGTGCAGTACTGGTATGACCCGATGGTGCCGGATAAGCATTTCGACAAGCCCGGCAAGTCACCGTTTATGGATATGCAGCTGGTGCCCCAGTTTGGTCCGGACGCCGCCAGCGATTGCCAGGCCAGCGAAGTGATGCCCCATGCGATGGAGGGCACGCCATGA